A genomic region of Bacillus solimangrovi contains the following coding sequences:
- a CDS encoding helix-turn-helix transcriptional regulator — MPKLDNVLAILWMLSSGEKITAKQISEKLEMNIRTVYRYIDTLSTSGVPIISDSGHNGGYTLLNNFIEAPLFFDFEEQTSLLHAAVFADEAGYYGGEALNRAISKLRNYSNQEQETKVNQHLTSLEVISKISALTVEPILKELEQAVSGVYTIKILYAKNSKEQSIYRLVNPYRIIYWNNKWYVIGYCHLRNDVRSFRVDRIESLMLTEEQFNLPENFSARDYFLKNLLPTMEDKESIISMVVNGDAKVLDDLCQHWFLGHYLQERTANQAKFLFEKDMMLKHVPYFLLQYGKSIQIVEPISLKERLIEVLSELITFHQV; from the coding sequence ATGCCTAAACTTGATAATGTACTAGCAATTCTATGGATGCTTAGTTCAGGTGAGAAAATAACAGCAAAACAAATTTCTGAAAAGTTAGAGATGAATATAAGGACTGTATACCGTTACATTGATACTCTTTCAACGAGCGGTGTACCTATCATTTCAGATTCAGGACATAACGGTGGATATACGTTATTGAACAATTTTATTGAAGCTCCACTCTTTTTTGATTTTGAGGAGCAAACTTCATTATTACATGCTGCTGTTTTTGCAGATGAGGCGGGATACTATGGAGGTGAAGCACTAAATAGAGCAATTTCGAAGCTTAGAAATTATTCTAATCAAGAGCAGGAAACAAAGGTAAACCAACATTTAACGAGTCTTGAAGTAATAAGTAAAATAAGTGCCCTCACTGTTGAACCTATTTTAAAGGAGTTGGAGCAAGCGGTATCTGGAGTGTACACGATTAAGATTTTATACGCTAAAAATAGCAAAGAACAATCAATATATAGATTAGTTAATCCATATAGAATTATTTATTGGAATAATAAGTGGTATGTGATTGGATATTGTCACCTTAGGAATGATGTCCGTAGTTTTAGAGTAGATCGAATTGAAAGTCTCATGCTAACAGAAGAACAATTTAATCTCCCTGAAAATTTTTCAGCACGCGACTACTTTTTGAAAAACCTCCTTCCAACTATGGAGGATAAGGAATCGATTATTTCTATGGTTGTTAATGGGGATGCAAAGGTATTGGATGATTTGTGTCAACATTGGTTTTTAGGTCATTATTTGCAAGAACGGACAGCTAATCAAGCTAAGTTTCTTTTTGAAAAAGATATGATGCTTAAACATGTACCTTATTTCCTATTACAGTACGGTAAGTCCATTCAAATTGTTGAGCCAATAAGTCTTAAGGAAAGACTGATTGAAGTTCTATCTGAATTGATAACATTTCATCAAGTATAA
- a CDS encoding nucleoside deaminase, whose translation MKNDEYFMKKALDIAFQARTAGNEPFGAILVKDDEVVMIGENKINTLCDPTHHAEIGLIRKFCAEHNIFDLSQYSLYTSCEPCVMCSGSMVWSNLGKMVYSVSHDQLAEIAGSNIMISCKEVFDKSPQKPVVVEKVLNEEGLKVFEGYKF comes from the coding sequence ATGAAAAATGATGAATATTTCATGAAAAAGGCACTGGATATAGCTTTTCAAGCTAGAACGGCAGGAAATGAGCCTTTTGGAGCTATATTAGTAAAAGATGATGAAGTAGTTATGATTGGGGAAAATAAAATTAATACTTTGTGTGATCCTACTCACCATGCTGAAATCGGACTTATTAGAAAGTTTTGTGCTGAACATAATATTTTTGATTTAAGTCAATATAGCCTATATACGAGTTGTGAGCCTTGTGTAATGTGCTCTGGATCTATGGTTTGGTCGAATCTTGGGAAAATGGTATACAGTGTATCTCACGATCAATTAGCAGAAATAGCAGGTAGTAACATTATGATATCATGCAAAGAAGTATTTGATAAAAGCCCTCAAAAACCAGTAGTGGTAGAGAAAGTATTAAATGAAGAGGGATTAAAAGTATTTGAAGGCTATAAATTTTAA
- the glmS gene encoding glutamine--fructose-6-phosphate transaminase (isomerizing), whose translation MCGIVGYIGQKDTKEILLHGLEKLEYRGYDSAGIAVVADNGVKVFKEKGRIADLRSVVDDNVSSTHGIGHTRWATHGVPSQTNAHPHQSDSRRFTLVHNGVIENYRQLREDYLSHLSLASETDTEIIVQLIETFVNKGATVEDAFRKALKKLKGSYAIALIDEQDPDTIYAAKNKSPLLAGKGEGFNVVASDAMAMLQVTDQYIELMDGEVVIVTRENITIKTLDGVVEERAPFTCELDVNDIEKGTYAHFMMKEIDEQPFVIRKIMQEYQDDNGRLNLPEDVRQAMKQADRIYIIACGTSYHAGLIGKQFIEKLAKIPVEVHVASEFSYNMPMLSENPLFIYISQSGETADSRSVLVQTNKMGYKALTLTNAPGSTLSREADYTLPLHAGPEIAVASTKAYTAQMAVLAILAVDTAHVKEIELEFDPIQELSIVATAMEALTDQKDEMEYIAREYLSTTRNCFFIGRGIDYYVGLEGALKLKEISYIQAEGFAGGELKHGTIALIENGTPVIALATQEQVNLSIRGNVKEVEARGASACIISMKGLEEDGDRFVIPKVHELLTPLVSVIPMQLISYYAALHRGCDVDKPRNLAKSVTVE comes from the coding sequence ATGTGCGGAATTGTAGGATATATTGGTCAGAAAGATACGAAGGAAATTTTATTACACGGATTGGAAAAATTAGAATATAGAGGTTATGACTCAGCAGGTATTGCTGTCGTTGCAGATAACGGTGTTAAAGTGTTCAAAGAGAAGGGGCGCATTGCAGACTTACGTAGTGTAGTAGATGATAATGTGAGCTCAACACACGGAATCGGTCATACACGCTGGGCAACACATGGTGTGCCAAGTCAAACAAATGCACACCCACATCAAAGTGATTCACGTCGTTTTACACTCGTGCATAACGGTGTTATCGAAAACTACCGTCAATTACGTGAGGATTATCTTTCACACCTTAGTTTAGCAAGTGAAACAGATACAGAAATTATCGTTCAACTGATCGAGACTTTTGTTAATAAAGGTGCTACTGTTGAAGATGCATTTCGTAAAGCATTGAAGAAGTTGAAAGGGTCTTACGCAATTGCATTAATTGATGAGCAAGATCCAGATACAATCTATGCTGCTAAGAATAAGAGCCCACTACTTGCTGGTAAGGGTGAAGGCTTTAACGTTGTGGCAAGTGATGCGATGGCAATGCTTCAAGTTACGGATCAATATATTGAATTGATGGACGGTGAAGTTGTTATCGTTACGCGTGAGAACATCACGATCAAAACACTTGATGGTGTAGTAGAGGAACGTGCACCATTTACATGTGAACTAGATGTAAATGATATCGAAAAAGGCACTTATGCTCACTTCATGATGAAGGAGATCGATGAACAACCGTTCGTTATACGTAAGATTATGCAAGAATACCAAGATGATAACGGTCGTTTAAATCTACCAGAAGATGTGCGTCAAGCTATGAAACAAGCAGACCGAATCTATATCATTGCATGCGGTACGAGTTACCATGCTGGACTAATTGGAAAGCAATTCATCGAGAAACTTGCGAAAATTCCTGTTGAGGTTCATGTTGCAAGTGAATTCTCTTACAATATGCCAATGCTCTCTGAGAACCCTTTGTTCATCTATATTTCTCAAAGTGGTGAAACAGCAGATAGCCGTAGTGTGCTTGTGCAAACAAACAAGATGGGTTATAAAGCATTGACACTAACAAATGCACCAGGTTCAACACTTTCAAGGGAAGCAGATTATACATTGCCGTTACATGCAGGTCCTGAAATTGCTGTAGCTTCAACGAAAGCATACACAGCACAAATGGCAGTGTTAGCAATCCTTGCTGTTGATACAGCACACGTGAAAGAAATTGAACTTGAGTTCGATCCAATCCAAGAACTGAGCATCGTTGCAACAGCAATGGAAGCTCTTACTGACCAAAAAGATGAAATGGAATACATCGCCCGTGAATATTTATCAACAACTAGAAATTGTTTCTTCATCGGTCGAGGCATTGACTATTATGTCGGTCTTGAAGGTGCGTTGAAACTAAAAGAAATCTCTTACATCCAAGCGGAAGGTTTCGCTGGTGGAGAGCTTAAGCACGGAACAATCGCTCTTATTGAAAATGGCACACCTGTCATTGCACTAGCGACACAAGAGCAAGTGAACTTAAGCATTCGTGGTAATGTGAAAGAAGTCGAAGCTCGTGGTGCAAGTGCGTGCATCATTAGCATGAAGGGACTAGAAGAAGACGGTGATCGTTTCGTCATTCCGAAAGTTCACGAACTTCTAACACCACTCGTTTCTGTTATCCCAATGCAATTGATTTCTTACTATGCAGCATTACACCGTGGTTGTGATGTTGACAAACCAAGAAACTTGGCGAAGTCAGTTACAGTAGAATAA
- the glmM gene encoding phosphoglucosamine mutase, translating to MRNYFGTDGVRGIANEELTPELAFKLGRYGGYVLTKDAEEKKVLIGRDTRISGEMLESALAAGLLSVGIEVMRLGVISTPGVAYLTRALGAKAGVMISASHNPFEDNGIKFFGGDGFKLTDAQEQEIEDLLNNEDNSVPRPTGANVGQINDYFEVGQKYLQYLKQTVEEDFSGLRVALDCSNGATSSLAPHLFADLEADICTMGNSPDGININDGVGSTHPEKLAQLVLEEGADIGLAFDGDGDRLIAIDEKGQIVDGDQIMFICAKYMKNKGQLKDDTVVSTVMSNLGFYKATEAQGIHSVKTAVGDRYVMEEMRKEGYNLGGEQSGHIIFLDYTTTGDGLLSAIQLVNILKAEGRSLSELAGEMEKFPQVLKNVRVTDKQQVSSNSHIIEAIKEVEQEMNGDGRILVRPSGTEPLVRVMAEAPTKELCEIYVNKVVEVVNVQLGMSDE from the coding sequence ATGAGAAATTATTTTGGAACTGATGGTGTGAGGGGTATTGCTAATGAAGAGTTGACCCCTGAGCTTGCTTTTAAGTTAGGTCGTTATGGTGGATATGTATTAACGAAAGATGCAGAAGAAAAGAAAGTTCTTATTGGACGAGATACACGTATATCAGGAGAAATGCTTGAAAGTGCACTTGCAGCGGGACTGTTATCTGTAGGTATTGAAGTAATGCGACTTGGTGTTATTTCAACACCAGGAGTAGCCTATTTAACAAGAGCATTAGGTGCGAAAGCAGGCGTGATGATTTCTGCTTCTCATAACCCTTTTGAAGACAACGGAATTAAGTTCTTTGGGGGGGATGGTTTTAAATTAACTGATGCTCAAGAACAAGAAATCGAAGATCTACTTAACAATGAAGATAATTCAGTTCCACGACCAACAGGAGCAAATGTTGGACAAATTAATGATTATTTTGAAGTTGGACAGAAATATCTTCAATACTTAAAACAAACGGTTGAAGAGGACTTCTCTGGTTTAAGGGTCGCACTTGATTGTTCAAACGGTGCCACGTCAAGCCTAGCACCACACCTATTTGCTGATTTAGAAGCAGATATTTGCACGATGGGAAACTCACCTGATGGGATTAATATAAATGATGGAGTCGGTTCTACACATCCTGAGAAATTGGCACAGCTTGTACTTGAAGAAGGGGCCGACATCGGTCTAGCTTTTGATGGAGATGGTGACCGCCTTATTGCTATTGATGAGAAAGGTCAGATTGTTGATGGCGATCAGATTATGTTTATTTGCGCAAAATATATGAAGAACAAAGGTCAACTGAAGGATGACACAGTTGTTTCAACTGTTATGAGTAATTTAGGTTTTTACAAGGCTACAGAAGCACAAGGGATACATAGTGTGAAGACGGCAGTAGGTGACCGTTATGTCATGGAAGAAATGCGCAAGGAAGGTTATAACCTTGGTGGTGAGCAATCAGGGCACATTATTTTCTTAGACTACACGACTACTGGAGATGGATTGTTATCAGCTATTCAGCTTGTCAACATATTAAAAGCCGAAGGAAGAAGTCTATCTGAGTTAGCTGGAGAGATGGAGAAATTCCCACAAGTATTAAAAAATGTACGTGTTACAGATAAACAGCAAGTAAGTTCAAATAGTCATATTATTGAAGCAATAAAAGAAGTAGAACAAGAAATGAATGGGGATGGACGTATTCTTGTACGTCCGTCTGGCACAGAGCCACTCGTACGTGTAATGGCTGAAGCTCCAACAAAAGAGCTGTGTGAAATATATGTGAATAAAGTAGTCGAGGTTGTTAATGTACAGCTTGGTATGAGTGATGAGTAA